One Parcubacteria group bacterium genomic window, GTGTCGGCGATGGTGGTTTTTCTGGCCTCCGAAGAATCAAGCTATGTCACCGGCGCCACATTTTATGTAGACGGCGGCTGGCTCGCTGCATAGTTTATGTTCTTGCTGTCGGCGTATTTTTTAACAACGAGATTTGACAGATAGTTAACTAAGCGTGGGGATTCCTTTTAATTATTATCTAAGTATGGTATCAAGGTAATATTGGGTTTTTATATAGAATCTTAACAAATTATCAACGAGGGGATTGACACATGAATTTTAAAAAGCTCTTATATGTCCTGCCGCTCTTTTTAGCTATCGCAGTTTCTCCAAATATTTCTTTTGCCAATCATGAAAGCCCCACAGTTTTTGTAAAGAACATGATTGACGAGTGTCTTGGTATTCTTAAATCGGATGAAAGCAAAGATATTCAAAAAGAAAAGATTTTAAATCTCATAAAAATCTCTTTTGATTTTTCAAGTATTACCGAAAACTTACTTACCGGGTTGAAAGTTAACGATAAAGATAAATCGGCGCTTGCCGATCTCTTCCCCCATCTTCTGGAGATGCGGTATGGCATTTTTATAAAATCGGCAAATAATTTGTCCGTAGAATATATTGGCCATAAACTTTTCTTTTTTAACTTTGAAGCGGTTGTTCATACTCGTATGAAGATTTCTTCTCATGATATAGCCTTAGATTATAAATTGCATCATGTTGACGGAAAGTGGAAGATACGTGATCTTGAGGCAGATAGCGTTAGCCTGGTAGGTAATTACAAAGCACAAATTAACAGAATTCTTACGCGAATGTCATTTCCGGATTTTATAAAATATCTTGAAGAAATAGTCGGCAAGAAAACAGATACTACAAACGGCCAACAATCTTAATGGCTGTTTGTATTCCGCCTTTACACTTTCACGACGGCCTATTAATCCCGCATTGCGGGATTTTATTTTTATGTTATTATTATAAAACTATGGCAAACAGGCACCTTTCACGATCAATTGCCCTTCAAACCCTTTACGAATGGGATTTTAATGGTTCTAAAGATTCTCATCTTGATGAAATTTTGGAGAGAAATATAGAAGAATTCGGGCCGGGCATTGAAGATGATAAATTTGTCAGGGATCTAATAAAGGGCGTTTTAGAAAATCGCGAAAAAATTGATGAAATTATCGTTAAAACCGCGCCGGAGTGGCCCCTTGGACAGATCGGCTTGGTTGATAGAAATGTTTTACGGCTCGGGATTTATGAGCTTTTATTCGGCAAGCGCGAAGAAGTGCCTCCCAAAGTTGCTATTAATGAAGCAATTGAATTGGCCAAAAGTTTTGGCGGCGAAACATCGGGAAAATTTATAAACGGCGTATTGGGAACTATATATAGAGCTATTGGCGAACCGGGCAAGGAAGAGGGCGGTCCGCGCCGCGGCAAAGAAAAATTAGATGAACAGAAAAATGATAAAGAATAAAT contains:
- a CDS encoding ABC transporter substrate-binding protein is translated as MNFKKLLYVLPLFLAIAVSPNISFANHESPTVFVKNMIDECLGILKSDESKDIQKEKILNLIKISFDFSSITENLLTGLKVNDKDKSALADLFPHLLEMRYGIFIKSANNLSVEYIGHKLFFFNFEAVVHTRMKISSHDIALDYKLHHVDGKWKIRDLEADSVSLVGNYKAQINRILTRMSFPDFIKYLEEIVGKKTDTTNGQQS
- the nusB gene encoding transcription antitermination factor NusB, whose product is MANRHLSRSIALQTLYEWDFNGSKDSHLDEILERNIEEFGPGIEDDKFVRDLIKGVLENREKIDEIIVKTAPEWPLGQIGLVDRNVLRLGIYELLFGKREEVPPKVAINEAIELAKSFGGETSGKFINGVLGTIYRAIGEPGKEEGGPRRGKEKLDEQKNDKE